Within the Alphaproteobacteria bacterium genome, the region GACAAAGAAGGGCCGCGTGACGGTCGTTCATCCAGCAAAAGACGTCACAATCGGGACCCTTCGTAGCATTGAAAGGCAGTCTGGGGTCAAGCTGAGGTAAATGCGGCCCTGGCGATTAGGCCCAGTAGGGCTAGGGTCAAAGGAGACTTTAATGGCGTCATATATTGCGCTTATCCATAAGGATGATGGGAGTGACTACGGCGTTTCGTTTCCCGACTTTCCGGGCTGCATCACGGCGGGTAGCACGCTCGACCAAGCGCGCACACTCGCGGCCGAGGCTCTCGCCTTTCACATCGAGGGCATGATTGAGGACGGCGATGCAATTCCGGAACCCAGTGACCTGACGCAGGTCATGAGCGACCCCGAAAATCGCGATGGCGTTGCTGTGCTGGTCGACGCTCCGGCGCGTCATGCGCGGAAAATCGTGCGGCTCAATATCACCCTGCCCAAAGACGTCCTTCAGGAAATCGATCGTTTCGCAGAAAGTCAGGGTTACACACGCTCTGGTTTTCTCGCCCACGCTGCGCGGAAGGTCATTCGAGAAGAGGCGGCATAGGGCGGCACCGCGCGCCTCGTGGTTCAACGTGGCTGTGCCGTGGCGGGCCGG harbors:
- a CDS encoding type II toxin-antitoxin system HicA family toxin, which produces MDSRQIIKKIEADGWYEVAQKGSHKQFRHPTKKGRVTVVHPAKDVTIGTLRSIERQSGVKLR
- a CDS encoding type II toxin-antitoxin system HicB family antitoxin, which gives rise to MASYIALIHKDDGSDYGVSFPDFPGCITAGSTLDQARTLAAEALAFHIEGMIEDGDAIPEPSDLTQVMSDPENRDGVAVLVDAPARHARKIVRLNITLPKDVLQEIDRFAESQGYTRSGFLAHAARKVIREEAA